A window of Paenibacillus sp. 19GGS1-52 contains these coding sequences:
- a CDS encoding ABC transporter ATP-binding protein — protein MIEMRGVTKLFQGEKAVDEISLTVPKGTIYGLLGSNGAGKTTLLKTLAGIYSPEAGTVKVEGEPVFENPGMKQRIMFMPDSPYFFPQSSIRQMAAFYQSIYPQWSQSRFRELGAVFPLDTKRKLSRFSKGMQRQASFWLTLCCMPDVLIMDEPIDGLDPVMRRQIKNLLFQEVAERQLTVIISSHNLREIEDLCDHVGIMHAGKMLIEKDLDDLKADTHKVQVAFRDERHEAAISAKLQVLHQERRGSVNLYIVKGESERIAKVFEVYEPYVFDLLPLTLEEIFIYEMGDAGYDAQPIIL, from the coding sequence GTGATTGAGATGCGGGGAGTCACAAAGTTGTTTCAAGGCGAGAAGGCTGTAGATGAAATTTCGTTAACCGTACCCAAAGGAACGATCTATGGGCTGTTGGGTTCGAACGGTGCAGGTAAGACAACGCTGCTCAAAACGTTGGCTGGTATTTACTCGCCGGAAGCGGGGACGGTGAAGGTAGAGGGGGAACCCGTTTTTGAAAACCCGGGTATGAAGCAGCGAATTATGTTCATGCCGGACAGCCCTTATTTTTTTCCGCAATCCTCGATCAGACAAATGGCCGCGTTCTACCAATCGATTTACCCACAGTGGAGCCAGTCGAGGTTTAGGGAACTCGGGGCAGTCTTCCCACTGGATACGAAGCGCAAGCTTAGTCGTTTCTCGAAGGGGATGCAGCGGCAAGCGTCCTTCTGGCTGACACTCTGCTGTATGCCGGATGTTCTTATTATGGATGAACCGATTGACGGACTCGATCCGGTCATGCGGCGGCAGATCAAGAATCTGCTGTTTCAGGAGGTTGCCGAGCGCCAATTGACGGTCATTATTTCCTCACATAATCTGCGGGAGATAGAGGATCTGTGCGATCATGTAGGGATTATGCATGCCGGTAAAATGCTGATTGAGAAGGATCTGGATGATCTGAAAGCAGACACACATAAGGTACAGGTTGCCTTCCGGGATGAACGGCATGAGGCGGCAATATCCGCCAAGCTGCAGGTTCTGCATCAGGAGCGTCGGGGCAGTGTCAATTTATATATTGTTAAAGGGGAATCCGAGCGGATTGCTAAGGTTTTTGAGGTTTATGAGCCTTATGTATTCGATCTGCTTCCACTAACTTTGGAAGAAATCTTTATTTATGAAATGGGGGATGCCGGATATGACGCCCAGCCGATTATTCTTTAA
- a CDS encoding GntR family transcriptional regulator, with protein MFELDVRSRKPIYEQLIDKVKEMVQHGILQADEQLPSVRTLSSQLTVNPNTIQKAYRELEREGYIYSLQGKGSFVSPLQQGQNESKKAEVRNELLRLMAEAVYLGFTALEISALYRQVEEQRERGKNSD; from the coding sequence ATGTTCGAACTGGACGTTCGCAGTCGCAAGCCGATTTATGAGCAGCTGATTGATAAGGTCAAGGAGATGGTCCAGCATGGTATTTTGCAGGCGGATGAACAGCTGCCTTCCGTACGCACCTTATCCTCACAATTGACGGTGAACCCCAATACCATTCAGAAGGCGTACCGAGAGCTGGAGCGTGAGGGATATATCTACTCACTGCAAGGGAAGGGAAGCTTCGTCTCCCCCCTGCAGCAGGGACAGAATGAATCCAAAAAAGCAGAGGTGCGGAATGAATTGCTGCGGTTAATGGCAGAGGCGGTTTATCTCGGATTTACAGCACTAGAGATCAGTGCGTTATACCGCCAAGTAGAAGAGCAGAGAGAAAGGGGGAAGAATAGTGATTGA
- a CDS encoding amino acid ABC transporter ATP-binding protein, whose translation MSSMIEVKELQKSFGSLEVLKKVTFAVNPGEAVAVIGPSGSGKSTMLRSLVHLEEATGGSIIIHGKPLVKDGKYASAAEIREITAPMGMVFQHFNLFPHLTVRGNLELAPRTLKRESIKDITAKSKDLLSKVGLTDKGDVYPSMLSGGQKQRVAIARALMLNPDILLFDEPTSALDPELTGEVLRVIRQLAEENMTMIIVTHEMNFARDVADRVIFMDNGEIAESGTPEQIFGSPQLERTRMFLSRE comes from the coding sequence ATGAGTAGCATGATAGAAGTAAAAGAGCTGCAGAAATCATTCGGCAGCCTCGAAGTGTTGAAAAAGGTTACATTTGCTGTGAATCCTGGGGAAGCCGTCGCAGTCATTGGGCCTTCCGGTTCCGGGAAGAGCACCATGCTGCGCAGTCTCGTGCATCTGGAGGAGGCTACCGGTGGCAGCATTATCATTCACGGTAAACCTCTGGTCAAGGACGGGAAATACGCTAGCGCTGCTGAGATTCGTGAGATTACCGCCCCCATGGGAATGGTATTTCAGCACTTTAACCTGTTCCCCCACTTAACGGTACGTGGGAATTTGGAGCTTGCTCCGCGTACGCTGAAACGGGAGAGCATTAAGGATATCACCGCCAAAAGTAAAGACCTACTCTCCAAGGTAGGTCTTACCGATAAGGGTGACGTGTACCCTTCCATGCTGTCCGGCGGACAGAAACAGCGGGTAGCCATTGCCCGAGCGCTCATGCTGAATCCGGACATCCTGTTGTTCGATGAACCTACCTCTGCATTAGATCCTGAACTAACCGGTGAGGTGCTGCGTGTCATCCGCCAGCTTGCTGAAGAGAATATGACAATGATCATCGTTACGCATGAGATGAACTTTGCCCGTGATGTAGCGGATCGTGTGATCTTCATGGACAATGGGGAGATTGCAGAGTCTGGAACACCTGAGCAGATATTCGGCAGCCCGCAGCTAGAGCGGACTCGAATGTTCCTGAGCCGGGAGTAG
- a CDS encoding amino acid ABC transporter permease, with protein MNVEYIIKIAGPMLEGARTTALLFLIVIAVSIPLGFLVTLMAKSAIKPLAWIAHSYIYVMRGTPLLLQLLFFCFGLPQIPVIGQYLVMDRFVAASLGFILNYGAYFAEIFRGGMLSIDKGQHEAAKVLGLSKWQTLRKVIVAQMFRVALPAVANESISLVKDTALLYAVAVPELLNYAKTAVNRDFTVTPFVVAGVIYLLMTLVLTLFFKALEKRFKFE; from the coding sequence ATGAATGTGGAATATATAATAAAGATTGCCGGGCCTATGCTGGAGGGAGCGCGGACCACTGCGTTGCTGTTTCTGATCGTCATCGCGGTGTCGATTCCATTAGGATTTCTGGTTACATTGATGGCAAAGAGCGCTATTAAGCCATTAGCATGGATCGCACATAGTTATATTTACGTTATGCGCGGCACGCCGCTTTTGCTGCAGTTGCTCTTCTTCTGTTTTGGACTGCCGCAGATTCCGGTGATTGGGCAGTATCTCGTTATGGATCGTTTTGTCGCAGCCAGTTTAGGTTTTATTCTTAATTATGGTGCTTATTTTGCCGAGATCTTCCGCGGGGGGATGCTCTCAATTGATAAAGGACAGCATGAAGCGGCCAAGGTATTGGGTCTCAGCAAATGGCAGACATTGCGTAAGGTTATTGTTGCTCAAATGTTCCGGGTCGCTTTGCCTGCAGTAGCGAATGAATCAATCTCTCTAGTCAAGGATACTGCCCTATTGTACGCTGTTGCCGTACCAGAGCTGCTGAATTATGCCAAAACAGCAGTGAACCGTGACTTTACAGTAACCCCATTTGTCGTGGCTGGTGTGATTTACTTGCTAATGACATTGGTCTTGACGTTATTCTTCAAGGCACTGGAGAAACGCTTCAAATTCGAATAG